From Pelmatolapia mariae isolate MD_Pm_ZW linkage group LG1, Pm_UMD_F_2, whole genome shotgun sequence, one genomic window encodes:
- the pou4f1 gene encoding POU domain, class 4, transcription factor 1, with amino-acid sequence MMSMNSKQPHFAMHPSLPEHKYTTLHSSSEAIRRACLQTPQLQSNIFASLDETLLARAEALAAVDIAVSQGKTHPFKPDATYHTMSTVPCSSTSTVPLAHHHHHHHHHHHQNLEPPDIMDHISSPSLSLMSSAHDVAGGGGGGGGGGGGGGLISTSSAHPHSHMHGLGHLSHQAMSMNSPLTHHGLLPGHHGGGQGGPGLTNNGLPSINDSDTDPRELEAFAERFKQRRIKLGVTQADVGSALANLKIPGVGSLSQSTICRFESLTLSHNNMIALKPILQAWLEEAEGAQREKMSKPDIFNGGEKKRKRTSIAAPEKRSLEAYFAVQPRPSSEKIAAIAEKLDLKKNVVRVWFCNQRQKQKRLKFSAAH; translated from the exons ATGATGTCCATGAACAGCAAACAGCCGCACTTCGCCATGCATCCCTCTTTACCCGAACACAAGTATACCACCCTGCATTCCAGCTCGGAAGCTATAAGGAGAGCCTGTCTGCAAACTCCACAG TTACAGAGTAACATATTTGCAAGCCTGGATGAGACGCTGCTGGCTCGGGCTGAGGCTTTGGCGGCCGTGGACATCGCCGTGTCCCAGGGCAAGACGCACCCGTTCAAGCCCGACGCCACCTACCACACGATGAGCACGGTGCCATGCTCGTCGACATCCACCGTGCCACTAGcccatcaccatcatcaccatcaccaccaccaccaccagaaCCTGGAGCCACCGGACATCATGGACCACATCAGCTCGCCGTCTCTCAGCTTAATGTCCAGTGCGCACGACGTGGCGGGCGGCGGAGGTGGCGGTGGCGGCGGAGGTGGCGGTGGTGGGCTCATCTCCACCTCCTCTGCTCACCCGCACTCTCACATGCACGGTTTGGGTCACCTCTCCCACCAAGCTATGAGCATGAACTCACCTCTCACCCACCACGGGCTCTTACCGGGCCATCACGGGGGAGGTCAAGGCGGCCCTGGGCTCACAAACAACGGACTTCCCTCCATTAATGACTCGGACACAGACCCAAGGGAACTGGAGGCTTTCGCGGAACGCTTCAAACAGCGGAGGATCAAGCTGGGGGTGACACAGGCGGACGTGGGCAGCGCTTTGGCTAATCTCAAAATCCCCGGCGTTGGATCACTGAGCCAAAGTACAATTTGTCGATTCGAGTCTTTAACTCTCTCCCACAACAACATGATTGCGCTCAAACCCATCCTCCAGGCCTGGCTAGAAGAGGCCGAGGGGGCCCAAAGGGAAAAAATGAGCAAACCTGACATTTTCAACGGAGGAGAAAAGAAACGCAAGAGGACCTCGATAGCAGCCCCAGAAAAGAGGTCTTTGGAGGCTTACTTCGCTGTACAGCCTCGACCGTCGTCTGAGAAAATAGCAGCTATAGCTGAAAAGTTGGAcctgaaaaaaaatgtggtaCGAGTGTGGTTTTGTAACCAAAGACAGAAGCAGAAGCGGTTGAAATTTTCCGCGGCTCACTGA
- the obi1 gene encoding ORC ubiquitin ligase 1: MALNYQASTLSLTLPISCQICLGKVRQPVICSNHHVFCSSCMEMWLKKANQCPTCRVPITAENPCREIIGGTNEGDHSDSPSVRKCLRKTRGELILREYEEEIEGLMRENEELKTKNQSLEEQLKTALDPCSINTVQLDEQRVAPFVLEEWTNKLRAATDVCDKVKKDMDKLKEANKTLRSQNVDLVQENMRLKAEVASRSPQKFGRYTVAALEAKIQQYQRDVDHLKRALERSDQYIDELESRIRVSEKKSLEVQEACGSCKAVKETLTKQQKVNMMMRSLSDNERKLICSNPETECGTFSGNHSLMLMPSADHKDFSKNLTGKQKNEASEGTSSDFLPSTPSSAFRSLTLRSPGIREKKVAFKPGSYLRRLDFEEVPSPDKSSTTLENQFNSVEKFPKGLPPNDLEPSKSVFWAGWDKSNSDQSCTGSSKGSSIKGSTNFVVDESDSFHMSSEACMDVAYLNKISELDSMMLEGESSCSPGLSVDSCLSTDMDNTLVPEPQTFPDALSSHAGKPVTHNKHNNHQPCDNKESILNDKETPKGSAEEGCAALVSGRKSGVCGGDSHTEELSFDLLFDPSDENKAGPSGFPASQDHDLVNPSSSSSGYTAGQPVNTTRDRHTLNSSQPIKRKSHSPFTISSPTKHSKLM, encoded by the exons atggCTCTGAACTACCAGGCATCtaccctctctctcactctgccaaTTTCCTGCCAGATATGCCTCGGAAAG GTTAGGCAGCCGGTTATTTGTTCCAACCACCACGTGTTCTGTTCATCCTGCATGGAAATGTGGTTAAAGAAAGCTAACCAGTGTCCCACCTGCAGAGTCCCCATCACAGCAGAGAACCCCTGCAGGGAAATCATCG GAGGAACAAATGAGGGTGATCACAGTGATAGTCCTTCTGTGAGAAAATGTCTCAGAAAAACCAGAGGGGAATTAATTTTACGCGAGTATGAG GAGGAAATTGAAGGGCTCATGAGAGAAAACGAGGAGCTGAAAACCAAAAATCAAAGCTTGGAGGAGCAACTGAAGACTGCTTTGGATCCCTGCAGCATTAATACAGTGCAACTGGATGAACAAAGGGTCGCTCCATTTGTCCTGGAGGAGTGGACAAACAAGCTGCGAGCAGCCACAGATGTCTGTGATAAAGTAAAGAAAGACATGGATAAGCTTAAAGAG GCAAATAAGACATTGCGGTCTCAAAATGTCGACCTTGTGCAAGAAAACATGAGACTGAAAGCAGAGGTGGCTAGCAGATCTCCTCAGAA GTTTGGCCGATACACAGTCGCAGCACTGGAAGCTAAAATTCAGCAGTATCAGCGCGATGTGGACCACTTGAAAAGGGCTCTTGAGCGCAGTGACCAGTACATTGATGAGCTGGAGAGTCGGATCAGGGTGTCTGAGAAGAAATCTCTTGAAGTGCAGGAAGCGTGTGGGAGTTGCAAGGCTGTGAAGGAAACTCTCACAAAGCAGCAGAAAGTCAACATGATGATGAGAAGCTTGAGTGACAATGAGAGGAAGTTGATCTGCAGCAATCCAGAGACAGAATGTGGGACATTTTCTGGAAATCACAGTTTGATGTTGATGCCATCCGCAGATCACAAAGATTTCAGTAAAAATCTGACAGGAAAGCAGAAAAACGAGGCCTCGGAAGGCACCTCCTCTGACTTTTTGCCCAGTACTCCATCATCTGCTTTCCGCTCCCTGACTCTGAGAAGCCCAGGCATCCGTGAGAAGAAAGTTGCATTTAAACCTGGGTCTTATCTAAGGAGGCTTGATTTTGAAGAGGTTCCCAGTCCTGATAAGAGCAGTACCACACTGGAGAACCAATTCAACAGTGTTGAGAAATTCCCCAAAGGCTTGCCTCCAAATGACTTGGAGCCCTCAAAGTCTGTCTTCTGGGCAGGCTGGGACAAATCCAACTCTGACCAGTCATGTACAGGTTCAAGTAAAGGAAGCTCTATCAAGGGATCCACTAATTTTGTGGTTGATGAGTCAGATAGTTTCCACATGTCCAGTGAGGCCTGTATGGATGTAGCCTACCTGAACAAAATCTCAGAGTTGGACTCCATGATGCTGGAGGGTGAGAGTTCCTGTAGTCCAGGGCTCTCTGTTGATTCCTGTCTTTCCACAGATATGGACAACACCCTAGTTCCAGAGCCTCAAACATTCCCTGATGCCTTGTCAAGCCATGCTGGTAAACCAGTGACACACAACAAGCATAACAACCACCAACCTTGTGACAATAAGGAGAGCATCTTGAACGACAAAGAAACTCCAAAAGGTTCAGCAGAAGAAGGTTGTGCTGCATTAGTCTCTGGTAGGAAGAGTGGCGTCTGTGGAGGGGACTCTCACACCGAAGAGCTATCTTTTGATTTGCTGTTTGATCCTTCGGATGAGAATAAGGCCGGTCCCTCTGGCTTTCCAGCAAGCCAAGATCATGATCTTGTAaacccctcctcttcctcctctggcTACACTGCTGGTCAGCCTGTGAACACAACAAGAGACAGACACACGCTGAACAGCAGTCAGCCAATAAAGAGAAAGTCCCACAGTCCCTTTACCATAAGCAGTCCCACCAAACATTCAAAGCTCatgtga